AGAAGAAAGAGGAATCTCTTCTTCCATTAACGGCCTTCATGCAACAGCATTGTACATAGGTATATTAATTTCTTCACCATTCATGGAAAAACCTTTGAGAAAATTTGGGTATAAACCCATTATCATGTTCGGAGGAGCGCTGGTCCTTTTTTCCCTCTTCCTGTTTCCTCTATGGCAGTCTCTATGGTTTTGGTTTATCTTGAGACTGACCATTGGGATTGGAGATCAAATTCTCCATTTCGGAACACAAACATGGATTACCGCATCTTCCGATCATCAATCTAGAGGAAGGAACATTGCTTATTATGGTCTTTTTTTCAGCCTGGGATTCACTGCCGGGCCGCTGATGACTAATTTATTGTCCATCAGTATTTATGTTCCTTTTCTTTTGTCAGCTGGATTAAGTCTCGCTGTTTGGCTGGGCTTATTATGGATTAATAATGAAACTCCTGAAAATGACCATACCACAATTCATAACACAAGCTCAATAAAAAGGTTTAAACAGGCAGTTTCCCTCGGCTGGGTCGCCTTTCTGCCACCGCTCGCTTATGGTTTTTTAGAAGCGACCCTTCATGGGATTTTCCCTGTATACGGGCTTCGTATCGGACATAATGTGAACGTTTTGTCTTTCATCATTCCATGCTTTGCAGCAGCGAGTTTGCTTTCCCAAATTCCTTTAGGTACGTTAAGTGACCGAATCGGACGTAAAAAAGTTATTCTTCTTGCCGTATCAGGTGGAATCGCTGCCTTTTTATTTGCCGCTCTATTTGAAAGGTCAGCCGCTATGCTGTTTATTAGTTTTTCAATTGCAGGATTATTTGCAGGCTCACTGTTTTCTCTTGGGATCTCCTATATGACGGACCTCTTGCCACAAGAACTGCTGCCTGCTGGAAATATCCTTTGTGGGATGGCTTTTAGTCTGGGAAGCATTATCGGACCCTTTCTATCAGGAGCCATTATCGAGTGGCTGCCTGGTCTTTCATTTTTTTATATTATCGTTGCCCTGCTGTTCCTGGTGCTGGTGGCTACTGCAGCTGTTCAGGGTCAGAAAAAGAGCCAGGCAGCTTAATTCCTGGGTAAGCAAGCACAAGAATTTCTCGAAAAAAGCGCAGCTGTGACAGATTTCAAACTGCCAGCTGCGCTTAATTGTTTCCTCCACTTGATGAAAAGGGATTATTGGGATAATGCCTTTTTTAATACTTCTTTATTATGCTTCATCAAAGTAAAATAATCTTCCTCATTTTTGATATCTTCATCAGTCAGAACGGCCAGATTATGCAGACGAAGTGCTTTTGCTCCTAGTTCTTTCTGGACAACCTCAGCGACTTTCGGCGTTACATTCTGCTCAAATAATACATAGTTGACATCATGTTTTTCTCCAAAATGGATAAGTTCTTCCAGTTCCTTCTGGGAAGGTTCATTGGTCGAACTGATGCCGGCAATCGCTTGTTGGTGAATGCCATACCTTTCTTCCCAATAGCCGTAAGCGGCATGGGAGACCACTATGTCTTTTTTCGGTTCATCTTTAAGTGTTTCAAATTCTTTATCTAATTCCTGCAGCTCTGATTTCAAAGCTTCAAAATTTTGATTAAATTTTTCCTCAGAGGATGGTTTTAATTCAATCATCATCTCTTTAATGTGCTCAGCGATTTGAATGGAACGTACGGGATCAAGCCACACGTGAGGATTGTAATCTCCATGCTCATGATCATGATCTTCGTGCTCATGCTCACCTTCCTGGTGATGCTCTTCTGTATCCTTTAATAAATCAATTCCTTTAGAAGCTTCTACAATTTTTACACCTTCAGGCTTAATGACATCAGAAATGTCAGAGGCATAACTTTCTAATCCTGCTCCATTGTAGATAAATGCATCTGCATCTGCCATATCCACCATTTCTTTTGTCGTCGGTTCATACGTGTGAGCATTCGTCCCCGGCGGCAGAATGGAACTTACTTCTGCTTCCTCCCCGGCAATTCTCTCTGTAAAATACTGTAGAGGATAAAGGGTCGTTTTAATCGTCAATACATCCTTCTTATTATCAGATGTCGTCTCTTCACTGCTTCCACATCCTGCACTTATAAAAATAACTAACAAAGCAGCCAGGATTCCTACATATCTCTTCATTCTTCTCCCCCTTACCATCAGAAATCCATTCTCATTAAATAGTAACCATTACTCCCTGATCCGAAAAAGAAAACCTGCGAAATAACATCGCAGGTTAACTGCATTGTGGACACTTTCCATAGATTTCAAATTTATGATTTTCAATTTGGTAACCCGATAAATTTTCTTCGATTTCAGCCATTGGACAGAAATGAATGGACTTAGTTTTTCCGCAGTCCGTACATATAAAATGGTGATGATGTCCATGTGTTTCACAACCCAGCCGGAAATGCTTTTCTCCTCCAAGCTCTGTCGCTTCAAGGATCTCCACATCCGTAAGCAAATAAAGGTTGCGGTAAATTGTATCATAGCTTACTCCAGGAAAGTCCTGTTGGAATTGCCTAAGGATTTCTTTTGCTGCAATATACTGGTCCTGTTCGATAAAAATTTCGAGCATTCTTTCCCGCTGCTTTGTGCGCTTGTACCCTTTTTCTTTCAGTTTATCTAAAGCCGTTTGGAGCTTCATATAGCCTCACCCTTTATCCAATAATGAGCTCTTACTTTTTTATAAATCATTGAAAAGACCAAAATCATTATGGCAAGCACGACAATGGT
This Halobacillus salinarum DNA region includes the following protein-coding sequences:
- a CDS encoding MFS transporter, with product MASIRQRFWTLISLVTISGFSQGMLLPLLAVILEERGISSSINGLHATALYIGILISSPFMEKPLRKFGYKPIIMFGGALVLFSLFLFPLWQSLWFWFILRLTIGIGDQILHFGTQTWITASSDHQSRGRNIAYYGLFFSLGFTAGPLMTNLLSISIYVPFLLSAGLSLAVWLGLLWINNETPENDHTTIHNTSSIKRFKQAVSLGWVAFLPPLAYGFLEATLHGIFPVYGLRIGHNVNVLSFIIPCFAAASLLSQIPLGTLSDRIGRKKVILLAVSGGIAAFLFAALFERSAAMLFISFSIAGLFAGSLFSLGISYMTDLLPQELLPAGNILCGMAFSLGSIIGPFLSGAIIEWLPGLSFFYIIVALLFLVLVATAAVQGQKKSQAA
- a CDS encoding metal ABC transporter solute-binding protein, Zn/Mn family, producing MKRYVGILAALLVIFISAGCGSSEETTSDNKKDVLTIKTTLYPLQYFTERIAGEEAEVSSILPPGTNAHTYEPTTKEMVDMADADAFIYNGAGLESYASDISDVIKPEGVKIVEASKGIDLLKDTEEHHQEGEHEHEDHDHEHGDYNPHVWLDPVRSIQIAEHIKEMMIELKPSSEEKFNQNFEALKSELQELDKEFETLKDEPKKDIVVSHAAYGYWEERYGIHQQAIAGISSTNEPSQKELEELIHFGEKHDVNYVLFEQNVTPKVAEVVQKELGAKALRLHNLAVLTDEDIKNEEDYFTLMKHNKEVLKKALSQ
- a CDS encoding Fur family transcriptional regulator, which encodes MKLQTALDKLKEKGYKRTKQRERMLEIFIEQDQYIAAKEILRQFQQDFPGVSYDTIYRNLYLLTDVEILEATELGGEKHFRLGCETHGHHHHFICTDCGKTKSIHFCPMAEIEENLSGYQIENHKFEIYGKCPQCS